A DNA window from Impatiens glandulifera chromosome 7, dImpGla2.1, whole genome shotgun sequence contains the following coding sequences:
- the LOC124944624 gene encoding uncharacterized protein LOC124944624, translating into MVIRMDKVKIVENARLEKARKIGTCDSAESSTDCFSKDGRKINVGDCALFKPPQDSPPFIGVIRCLTFTKENNLQLGVNWLYRPGEVKLGKGFLLDAAPNEVFYSFHKDEIPAASLLHPCKVAFLPKGVDLPSGISSFVCRRVYDVAYNRLWWLTDKDYIDEQQEEVNQLLHKTQIEMHAKMQPSSRSPKPLTIPISVLQVKPGSDMQASPATPSNVKGKKREPSDRRSEPMKRERTSKTEDLDPCQFSPEGFLKLEISKITEKGGLIDLKGVGRLVELMQLDRAEKKVDLTGRSRLASVVAATDKFDCLSEFVHLKGLSVLDEWLQDIHKGKIGDGSPKDSDKSVEDLLLILLRALDKLPVNLQALKKFHVGKSVNNLRTHKNMEIQKKARGLVDTWKKRVEAEMNAIDSKSTSPKTVAKSLSSAGPTKTPLLPATGNALSRLAVGSSPTPSATLREERNSTSSQSHNNDQSCSNDNGKAILPVGKEDGSSTAASTNANRIAGASRHRKFINCLPGPAGSHKNSLPKTVAAEKDVSSVVESNHKLTVKIPNRGCSPAHSVNEGSIDDPSTMNSRASSPILHDLSDRNLKEKPSLVGASASDANAESWQSNDFKEVLVGSEEGDASPAGIPEAGNRNTCDDVVKRLEISKAACSEGVKNSEATASVSVGDEVGMNLLASVAAGEVLAKSDLISSSFSPQRCAPTVVYSSLEKLDIMNPLNENLLSKVSSHAIHDAIVDSEKQVTASTNSSWPKDESDHLAKHATIESSGGTVSSKSEQTYGVACIGDLQQGGEPCNEVDEKSGDVMGSLSLPASSVNPETTLNGVESKNAVKVPRVVSNHDGRPNGSSSLFADAMANIPSTNGVLNENVEGPSSGMSLENGNKDSGNEGLYLSTHSDKKLRLGTTCLEGIGQSDDTDLHLNDIDNADGGRPHDTEGKNDISVSGKGSIDQCDNIAAVSEKQSATELKMSGRETMIKNDSVCQHSSEVIHQIEPVGVPAQESEPITRSDGPNDNAGRIDGGAYPIGGFSFSATKVLHSNTKMKFDLNEGVIGDDAKSIEVTNLSDREGPPHSVTSLTFSVSPVNRSLPASITVASAAKGPFVYSDDLLKSKGEPGWRGSAATSAFRPAEPRKVPETPFGSINDPLPDRTADKHSRPVLDIDLNVADERILEELSTQSSVEELVSISNKNLNSDFANIELISTVSALSSSRLDLDLNEVDESGVVGKCPGSSIRRTKVSPPAKSSSSVGFLNFNVKRDFDLNDGPIADEPNDGALFFSHHRRSNIISQQPTSEFRVANMDVRNSSWFSPGNAFSCASTNYMDPSSGNKIFPIANSQLFSYPSAVSSQYHRPFVGLPDGSNSAVVDNMKWIRQGLDLNSGLDSLAIEAKDDASSLTSRQRFVASPHALAVEQERMYQQMTTNALKRKDPEGGWDNESFRYKQASWQ; encoded by the exons GATGGCCGCAAGATCAATGTAGGGGACTGTGCTCTTTTCAAGCCGCCTCAGGATTCTCCACCATTCATTGGAGTTATCCGTTGTTTGACATTCACTAAAGAAAACAATTTGCAGTTGGGTGTGAATTGGCTTTATCGACCTGGTGAAGTGAAGCTTGGCAAGGGTTTCCTTCTGGATGCCGCCCCAAACGAAGtcttttattcttttcataAGGATGAGATCCCTGCTGCATCGTTATTGCATCCATGTAAAGTTGCCTTCCTTCCTAAAGGTGTTGATCTTCCTTCAGGGATATCATCATTTGTTTGTCGTCGAGTTTATGATGTTGCCTACAATCGTTTATGGTGGCTAACAGATAAAGACTATATCgat GAGCAACAGGAAGAGGTAAACCAGCTTCTACATAAAACACAGATAGAGATGCATGCAAAAATGCAGCCCAGTAGTCGTTCCCCCAAACCACTTACTATCCCGATTTCAGTTTTGCAAGTAAAACCTGGTTCAGATATGCAGGCTTCTCCTGCCACCCCTTCAAATGTTAAGGGTAAGAAAAGAGAACCATCTGATCGGCGTTCAGAACCAATGAAAAGAGAACGCACTTCAAAGACGGAAGATCTTGATCCATGTCAGTTTAGTCCTGAAGGTTTCCTAAAACTGGAGATCTCAAAGATAACAGAAAAAGGTGGGCTTATTGATTTGAAAGGTGTTGGGAGACTTGTAGAACTCATGCAACTTGATAGAGCCGAAAAGAAGGTAGATTTGACTGGCCGTTCACGTCTTGCTTCTGTTGTAGCAGCTACAGATAAGTTTGATTGTCTCAGTGAGTTTGTGCATCTTAAGGGCTTGTCTGTATTGGATGAGTGGTTACAAGATATCCACAAAGGGAAGATTGGTGATGGTAGCCCAAAGGATTCTGATAAATCAGTGGAGGATCTTCTCTTAATATTACTTCGAGCTCTTGATAAGTTACCAGTGAACCTTCAGGCACTGAAGAAGTTTCATGTTGGAAAATCAGTCAATAATCTAAGAACACATAAAAACATGGAGATTCAAAAGAAGGCAAGAGGTTTAGTTGACACTTGGAAGAAGCGTGTTGAGGCTGAAATGAATGCTATTGATTCAAAGTCTACTTCACCTAAGACAGTAGCCAAATCTCTTTCTTCTGCTGGTCCAACTAAAACACCTTTGTTACCTGCAACAGGCAATGCCCTGTCTAGATTAGCAGTTGGGAGCTCTCCTACCCCTTCAGCCACTTTAAGGGAGGAGCGAAATAGCACTTCAAGTCAATCTCACAATAATGATCAATCTTGTTCAAACGACAATGGCAAGGCAATCCTTCCAGTTGGCAAGGAAGATGGGAGTTCTACTGCTGCATCAACTAATGCCAACAGGATAGCTGGTGCTTCTAGGCACAGAAAGTTCATCAATTGTCTCCCTGGTCCTGCTGGATCACACAAAAATTCACTTCCCAAAACTGTGGCTGCAGAAAAAGATGTGTCTAGTGTTGTTGAAAGTAATCACAAATTGACTGTTAAGATCCCTAATAGAGGCTGTAGTCCTGCACACAGTGTCAATGAAGGATCTATTGATGATCCTTCCACCATGAACAGTAGAGCTTCTTCTCCTATCCTCCATGATCTGTCTGACCGTAATTTAAAGGAAAAACCTAGCCTTGTTGGAGCTAGTGCTTCTGATGCTAATGCCGAATCGTGGCAAAGTAATGATTTCAAAGAGGTGCTTGTTGGGTCTGAAGAAGGTGATGCATCACCAGCTGGAATTCCTGAAGCAGGAAATCGTAATACTTGTGATGATGTTGTCAAGAGGTTGGAAATTTCAAAAGCTGCATGTTCAGAAGGTGTCAAGAACTCTGAAGCCACTGCATCTGTATCAGTTGGTGATGAGGTTGGAATGAATTTGCTTGCGAGTGTTGCAGCTGGGGAAGTATTAGCAAAATCTGACTTGATTTCATCTAGTTTTTCCCCTCAGAGATGTGCACCGACAGTTGTGTACTCTTCTTTGGAAAAACTGGATATTATGAATCCTTTGAATGAGAATCTTCTTTCTAAGGTTTCTAGTCATGCTATTCATGATGCAATTGTTGATAGTGAGAAACAGGTTACAGCGAGTACCAATAGTTCCTGGCCTAAAGATGAATCAGATCATCTAGCTAAGCATGCAACTATAGAATCTTCTGGTGGAACTGTTTCATCCAAATCAGAACAGACATATGGAGTAGCTTGCATTGGGGATCTTCAGCAAGGTGGAGAACCATGCAATGAGGTGGATGAAAAATCAGGCGATGTCATGGGTTCCCTTTCTCTTCCTGCTTCCTCTGTCAATCCAGAGACAACATTGAATGGCGTGGAAAGTAAGAATGCGGTGAAGGTGCCAAGAGTTGTAAGCAATCATGATGGAAGACCAAATGGAAGCAGTTCCTTGTTCGCTGATGCTATGGCCAATATCCCTTCCACTAATGGTGTTTTGAATGAAAATGTTGAAGGCCCATCATCAGGTATGTCGTTAGAAAATGGTAACAAAGACTCTGGAAATGAAGGGTTGTATCTTAGTACCCACTCAGATAAGAAGTTGCGCTTAGGCACTACATGTCTTGAAGGCATTGGACAGAGTGATGATACAGATCTTCATCTGAATGATATTGATAATGCAGATGGTGGAAGACCTCATGATACAGAAGGCAAGAATGACATTAGTGTGAGTGGAAAAGGATCTATTGATCAATGTGACAACATTGCCGCAGTTAGTGAAAAGCAGAGTGCTACTGAACTAAAGATGAGTGGGAGGGAAACAATGATTAAAAATGACAGTGTTTGTCAGCATTCTAGTGAAGTCATTCATCAAATTGAACCTGTTggtgttcctgcacaagagtcGGAGCCAATTACTAGATCAGATGGTCCAAACGATAATGCAGGCAGAATAGATGGAGGTGCATATCCTATTGGAGGTTTTTCTTTTTCTGCTACCAAGGTGTTGCATTCAAATACGAAAATGAAGTTTGATCTCAATGAAGGCGTTATTGGAGATGATGCAAAGAGTATAGAGGTCACCAACTTGTCAGACCGTGAAGGGCCTCCCCATTCAGTTACGTCGCTTACTTTTTCTGTTTCTCCTGTCAACAGAAGTCTTCCTGCTTCTATTACTGTAGCTTCAGCTGCAAAAGGACCATTTGTATATTCAGATGATCTCTTAAAGAGTAAAGGAGAACCTGGATGGAGAGGGTCAGCTGCCACAAGCGCATTTCGACCTGCTGAACCCAGGAAAGTTCCAGAGACGCCATTTGGTTCAATTAATGACCCTCTTCCTGATCGTACTGCTGATAAACATAGTCGACCTGTGTTGGATATCGATCTTAATGTGGCAGATGAAAGAATCCTTGAAGAGCTTTCTACTCAGAGCTCTGTGGAGGAATTGGTTTCTATATCCAACAAAAACTTGAATTCTGATTTCGCCAATATTGAGCTGATCAGCACCGTATCAGCTCTTTCTTCCAGCAGGCTTGATCTTGATCTTAATGAAGTTGATGAATCTGGTGTTGTGGGGAAATGTCCTGGAAGCAGCATTCGTAGAACCAAGGTTTCTCCCCCAGCCAAATCTTCTTCATCTGTTggatttctaaattttaatgtCAAGAGAGACTTTGATTTAAATGACGGACCAATTGCTGATGAACCAAATGATGGAGCATTGTTTTTCAGTCATCATAGAAGGAGCAACATAATATCCCAGCAACCAACTTCAGAATTTAGAGTGGCTAATATGGATGTGCGAAACTCATCATGGTTTTCACCAGGGAATGCTTTCTCATGTGCATCCACTAATTACATGGATCCATCATCTGGAAACAAGATCTTTCCTATTGCTAATTCACAGTTATTCAGTTATCCTTCTGCAGTATCATCCCAGTATCACAGACCTTTTGTTGGTCTTCCAGATGGAAGCAATAGTGCTGTTGTTGACAACATGAAATGGATTAGACAGGGTCTCGATCTTAATTCAGGTCTGGACAGTTTGGCAATTGAGGCCAAGGATGATGCTTCATCTCTCACATCCAGGCAACGATTTGTTGCCAGTCCGCATGCACTAGCAGTAGAGCAAGAAAGGATGTATCAACAGATGACAACTAATGCATTGAAGAGGAAAGATCCTGAAGGAGGATGGGACAATGAGAGCTTTCGGTACAAGCAAGCATCTTGGCAGTAG